The Primulina eburnea isolate SZY01 chromosome 6, ASM2296580v1, whole genome shotgun sequence genome contains a region encoding:
- the LOC140833958 gene encoding indole-3-acetic acid-amido synthetase GH3.6-like, with protein sequence MPEAPMEVANHTEYSVVENNKNKLDFIEEVTKNADEIQRKVLAEILTRNAHVEYMKRHGLNGRIDRETFKKVIPVITYEDIFPDINRIANGDTSPIICSEAISEFLTSSGTSGGERKVMPTIEEEMGRRSLLYSLLMPVMSQFVPGLDKGKGMYFLFVKCETKTPGGLPARPILTSYYKSSHFKDRPYDPYTNYTSPNETILCPDFYQSMYSQMLCGLCQNKQVLRVGAVFASGFIRAIRFLEKHWTLLCHDIRAGTLNSMITDQSVREVVMRINKTDPNLADFIEAECKKDSWQGIITRLWPNTKYIDVIVTGTMSQYIPTLEYYSNGLPLVCTMYASSECYFGVNLNPLCQPSDVTYTLIPTMAYFEFLPVQRNNGVVPKSLDDQNEQDLVDLVDVKIGQEYELVVTTYAGLYRYRVGDVLRVAGFKNNAPQFNFICRKNVVLSIDTDKTDEVELQNAVKKAVSVLMPFDACLTEYTSYADTTTIPGHYVLYWELSHNGSPQIPESIFEDCCLTIEESLDSVYRQNRVFDTIGPLEIKVVEVGTFDKLMDYAISIGASINQYKTPRCVKFAPIVELLNSRVLSTYFSPKCPKWTTPALKQWSDMN encoded by the exons ATGCCCGAGGCACCAATGGAAGTTGCGAACCATACTGAATATAGTGTGGTTGAAAACAACAAGAATAAACTAGATTTCATTGAGGAAGTCACCAAGAATGCGGATGAGATTCAGAGGAAAGTTCTCGCTGAAATCCTGACCAGAAATGCCCATGTTGAGTACATGAAAAGACATGGCCTTAATGGACGGATTGACAGGGAAACTTTCAAGAAAGTCATTCCTGTCATCACTTACGAGGACATTTTTCCAGATATCAACCGCATAGCCAATGGGGACACCTCTCCCATTATCTGTTCTGAAGCCATCTCTGAATTTTTAACtag TTCTGGGACATCGGGTGGGGAAAGAAAAGTTATGCCCACCATTGAAGAGGAAATGGGGAGAAGATCATTGCTTTACAGTCTTTTAATGCCTGTGATGAGCCAATTTGTGCCTGGTTTAGATAAGGGAAAAGGGATGTATTTCTTGTTCGTAAAATGTGAGACCAAGACACCAGGTGGGCTACCAGCTCGGCCTATTTTAACCAGCTACTACAAAAGCTCCCATTTCAAGGACAGGCCTTATGATCCCTACACAAACTACACTAGCCCGAATGAAACCATTCTTTGCCCTGATTTTTACCAGAGTATGTATTCTCAGATGCTTTGTGGCCTTTGTCAGAACAAGCAAGTCCTCCGAGTCGGCGCCGTTTTCGCCTCCGGGTTCATCCGGGCTATCCGCTTCTTGGAGAAGCATTGGACCCTTCTTTGTCACGACATCAGAGCTGGAACCCTCAACTCCATGATCACTGATCAATCGGTGAGGGAGGTGGTGATGCGGATCAACAAAACTGACCCGAATCTTGCGGACTTCATCGAGGCAGAATGCAAGAAAGACAGCTGGCAGGGAATTATCACCAGGTTGTGGCCTAATACAAAATACATAGATGTTATCGTGACGGGGACAATGTCACAGTACATACCGACACTCGAGTATTACAGCAATGGATTGCCTCTTGTGTGCACAATGTATGCCTCCTCCGAGTGTTATTTCGGTGTGAATCTTAACCCCCTTTGCCAGCCTAGTGATGTGACCTACACTCTTATCCCAACCATGGCCTACTTCGAATTCTTGCCGGTGCAGCGTAACAATGGCGTCGTGCCGAAATCTCTTGATGATCAGAATGAACAAGATTTGGTTGACTTGGTTGATGTCAAGATTGGACAGGAATATGAGCTTGTTGTCACCACTTATGCTg GGCTGTATAGGTATAGAGTTGGCGATGTGCTTCGAGTTGCAGGATTCAAGAACAATGCACCTCAATTCAACTTCATCTGCAGAAAAAATGTAGTCTTGAGCATCGACACCGATAAAACTGACGAAGTTGAGCTGCAAAATGCTGTCAAGAAAGCGGTGAGCGTGTTGATGCCATTCGATGCATGTCTCACCGAGTACACGAGCTATGCCGATACGACCACGATTCCAGGCCACTATGTGCTATATTGGGAGCTCAGCCACAATGGCTCCCCTCAAATTCCTGAATCAATATTCGAAGACTGTTGCCTGACCATTGAAGAATCCCTCGACTCTGTTTACCGCCAGAATCGAGTTTTCGACACAATAGGTCCTCTGGAGATCAAGGTGGTGGAAGTCGGGACCTTTGATAAGCTCATGGACTATGCCATTAGCATAGGTGCCTCCATTAATCAGTACAAAACACCCCGATGTGTGAAATTCGCTCCCATTGTCGAGCTTTTGAACTCGCGGGTCCTGTCGACTTATTTCAGTCCAAAGTGCCCAAAATGGACTACTCCTGCCCTCAAGCAATGGTCTGATATGAACTGA